The following are encoded in a window of Narcine bancroftii isolate sNarBan1 chromosome 2, sNarBan1.hap1, whole genome shotgun sequence genomic DNA:
- the six6a gene encoding homeobox protein SIX6a, translated as MFQLPILNFSPQQVAGVCETLEESGDIERLGRFLWSLPVAPAACEVLNKNESVLRARAIVAFHTGNFRELYHILENHKFTKESHSKLQALWLEAHYQEAEKLRGRPLGPVDKYRVRKKFPLPRTIWDGEQKTHCFKERTRHLLREWYLQDPYPNPSKKRELAQATGLTPTQVGNWFKNRRQRDRAAAAKNRLQQQILSQATVHSLNEEDAAVEPLVGASSPVNSLCSVSGRSKTATLAISITSSDSDCDI; from the exons atgttccagCTGCCAATTTTGAATTTCAGCCCTCAGCAGGTGGCGGGGGTTTGTGAAACCCTGGAGGAGAGCGGAGATATTGAGCGCCTTGGTCGCTTCCTCTGGTCCCTGCCAGTGGCCCCAGCAGCATGTGAAGTACTCAACAAAAATGAGTCCGTGCTCCGAGCACGGGCCATTGTCGCATTCCACACGGGCAACTTCAGAGAGCTATATCACATCTTGGAGAATCACAAGTTCACCAAGGAGTCACACAGCAaactacaggccctttggctagAAGCGCATTACCAGGAAGCAGAGAAACTAAGAGGTCGCCCCTTGGGTCCAGTGGACAAGTACAGAGTAAGAAAGAAGTTCCCCTTACCCAGAACCATTTGGGACGGAGAACAAAAGACTCATTGCTTCAAGGAAAGGACGAGGCATTTGTTGAGAGAGTGGTACCTACAAGACCCCTATCCGAATCCCAGCAAAAAACGAGAGCTTGCTCAAGCAACCGGACTTACACCAACACAAGTGGGTAACTGGTTTAAGAATCGTAGGCAAAGGGACAGAGCAGCAGCGGCTAAAAATAG GCTGCAGCAGCAGATTTTGTCGCAGGCAACCGTGCACTCTTTGAACGAGGAAGACGCTGCCGTGGAACCCCTGGTGGGTGCCTCAAGTCCCGTCAACAGCCTCTGCAGTGTATCGGGTAGAAGCAAAACGGCCACTTTGGCTATCTCCATCACATCGAGCGACAGTGACTGCGACATCTAA